The Acetivibrio saccincola genome window below encodes:
- a CDS encoding metallophosphoesterase, protein MSIFVFSDSHGITDGIIKVLKKNKNCELVIHLGDFAKDMDRVKENFENLKYEVIRGNNDWDRDIPAEKIIEVMGKKFFITHGHQYGVKYDYQRIINKGKILKVDAVLFGHTHVPEEIFSDGMLVLNPGSIGRPVYGGSQTYCVIDIRENKFWTEFRRVK, encoded by the coding sequence ATGAGTATATTTGTTTTTAGCGATTCCCACGGGATTACTGACGGGATTATTAAGGTATTAAAAAAGAATAAAAACTGTGAATTGGTTATACATTTAGGAGATTTTGCTAAAGATATGGACAGGGTAAAAGAGAATTTTGAAAATTTAAAATATGAAGTAATAAGGGGGAATAATGACTGGGACAGGGATATACCGGCAGAAAAAATCATTGAAGTGATGGGAAAAAAATTTTTTATAACCCATGGTCACCAGTATGGAGTAAAATACGATTATCAAAGAATTATAAATAAGGGGAAAATCTTAAAAGTTGATGCGGTGCTTTTTGGACACACCCATGTTCCTGAGGAAATATTTAGTGACGGGATGCTAGTTTTAAATCCCGGGAGCATAGGACGCCCGGTATATGGGGGTAGTCAAACATATTGTGTTATTGATATAAGGGAAAATAAATTTTGGACTGAATTCAGGCGGGTAAAATAA
- a CDS encoding S-layer homology domain-containing protein has product MKKYISFFLIFLMIFSFSATYLNAQENDEKFKEIRDNCAEALVKLNILKGYEDGTLRLDNKIRRSEFITLVVRLKGYHYDADIDNVKINFKDIEEKHWAYNNIKLAVKYGIVTGYPDNTIAPNNDVTYAEALAVVINALGYKDSLEGDWPDNVIQKAKELKLDKNLSLEPNSRITRGEMSVIIYNALTVPLKS; this is encoded by the coding sequence ATGAAGAAGTACATATCTTTCTTTTTGATATTTCTTATGATTTTTTCTTTTTCAGCAACATACTTAAATGCTCAAGAAAATGATGAAAAGTTTAAAGAGATTAGGGACAATTGTGCAGAGGCTCTTGTAAAATTAAATATTTTAAAAGGATATGAAGACGGGACTTTAAGACTTGATAATAAAATCCGAAGAAGTGAATTTATAACTTTAGTTGTAAGATTAAAGGGATATCATTACGATGCCGATATAGATAATGTTAAAATAAATTTTAAGGATATTGAGGAAAAACACTGGGCATATAATAATATAAAACTTGCAGTTAAATACGGCATTGTTACAGGATATCCTGACAACACAATTGCACCAAATAATGATGTTACTTATGCAGAGGCATTAGCGGTTGTAATAAACGCTTTAGGTTATAAAGATTCTTTAGAAGGTGACTGGCCTGATAATGTAATACAAAAGGCAAAAGAGCTTAAATTGGACAAAAACCTTAGTCTTGAACCAAATAGCCGGATTACCCGTGGGGAAATGTCTGTGATCATTTACAATGCCCTAACAGTACCGCTAAAATCTTAA
- a CDS encoding general stress protein, whose product MAKTIVAVFNNQDDAQRAAEQIKEQGLRTDDISIVAKERKESNGNMTMQQNGGGENTIEMKNDNISNGLVTGGILGGAAGLLIGAGSMVVPGLGIIAAAGPITGLLSGAVTGGIVGSLIDLGIPEDKSQEYERDVRDGKILFSMKADEDKIDEISTILRNNMAESVNSY is encoded by the coding sequence ATGGCAAAAACAATAGTTGCAGTTTTTAATAACCAGGACGATGCACAAAGGGCAGCAGAGCAAATTAAAGAACAGGGTCTTAGGACAGATGATATTTCAATTGTTGCAAAGGAAAGAAAAGAAAGTAATGGGAATATGACAATGCAGCAAAATGGCGGCGGGGAAAATACAATAGAAATGAAGAATGACAATATATCCAATGGTTTGGTAACAGGAGGGATTTTAGGAGGTGCTGCAGGGCTTCTTATCGGAGCGGGAAGTATGGTTGTTCCGGGTCTTGGAATAATTGCAGCAGCAGGTCCAATAACAGGATTGCTTTCAGGTGCTGTAACAGGAGGAATTGTTGGTAGCCTTATAGACCTAGGTATCCCTGAAGATAAAAGCCAAGAGTATGAAAGAGATGTCAGGGATGGTAAAATATTATTCAGCATGAAGGCTGATGAGGATAAAATAGATGAAATATCCACAATACTGAGAAACAACATGGCAGAGAGTGTTAATAGCTATTAA
- a CDS encoding DUF2508 family protein has product MGLNTENNQNIKIYKYSPIAKIFSKFLPKAQSEIDYEKDDLDKKELIECINRARNDWINANREFEYAQNDEIVDYYTYKIKACQVRYEYFLKLAKRKGITINKEYL; this is encoded by the coding sequence ATGGGTTTAAATACAGAAAACAACCAAAATATAAAAATTTATAAATACAGTCCCATTGCAAAAATATTTAGTAAATTTTTACCAAAAGCACAAAGTGAAATTGATTATGAAAAAGATGACTTAGACAAAAAAGAACTGATAGAGTGCATAAACAGGGCCCGCAATGACTGGATAAATGCAAACAGGGAATTTGAATATGCACAAAATGATGAAATAGTAGATTACTATACCTATAAAATAAAGGCTTGCCAGGTGAGATATGAGTACTTTTTAAAACTTGCTAAAAGGAAGGGAATAACAATTAACAAGGAATATTTGTAA
- a CDS encoding VanW family protein, with translation MISPVIQKLKGKNKVYIYILLSIIGVSLAVSLIFTIAILSNKKIYKGIYIEDVHVGKMTYSEGCHLLNSIYTDKIGEIEITLTNNDFSKKFNLSEFDVVYNVEDAVKKAYDIGRTGNIFKRIKDISNVSKNGIVIDLEFSFNEKKLMDSIEDFYKNSLIEVENPDIIIEENKVYFYTGKPGTALDKDKVFDYIQNSIKTASNKPFEVPVKKIYPDDANVDDMYNKVIRQSKNAGAKVENNEVVIVPHVTGIEIDKSELSDIIDNLKNEYDVKRELPVTFIEPEIKTENVEDYLFRDVLASYTSYFSTDSQNNANRAVNIRLSSSVINGTLLGPGEIFSFNDVVGPRTSDRGYLSANVYISGKIVPDVGGGICQVSSTLYNAVLFSGLETVYRMNHMFTVGYVPYGQDAAVSYNELDFKFKNNTNWPIKINAYVTNSSVKFEIVGTNEYPERKIEIVNVQVSSTPAPVKYIDDPNMPEGTSVVIQSGKPGYVYDTYKVVKVNGVETERILLHRSRYSPYQHIVKRGTKVVENKVLENTEGEGLIDSSEIIELPEDSIPAVY, from the coding sequence ATGATTAGTCCGGTAATTCAAAAACTAAAAGGCAAAAATAAGGTATATATATATATACTATTATCCATTATAGGTGTTTCTTTAGCTGTATCCCTGATTTTCACCATTGCCATTTTATCTAATAAAAAAATATACAAAGGTATATATATAGAGGATGTTCATGTAGGAAAAATGACATACTCTGAAGGATGTCACCTTTTAAACTCAATTTATACTGATAAAATAGGTGAAATTGAAATAACCTTAACAAATAATGATTTTTCTAAAAAATTTAATTTATCTGAATTTGATGTTGTCTATAATGTGGAGGATGCTGTAAAAAAAGCTTACGATATAGGCCGGACTGGCAATATATTTAAAAGAATTAAAGATATTTCAAATGTTAGTAAAAACGGGATTGTTATTGATTTAGAATTTTCCTTTAACGAAAAAAAACTTATGGACTCAATAGAAGATTTTTATAAAAATTCTCTTATTGAAGTTGAAAATCCTGATATTATTATAGAAGAAAACAAAGTATATTTTTATACCGGAAAGCCTGGCACTGCTTTGGATAAGGACAAAGTTTTTGACTATATCCAAAATTCTATAAAAACAGCTTCAAACAAACCCTTTGAGGTTCCTGTTAAAAAAATATATCCAGATGATGCCAATGTAGATGATATGTACAATAAGGTTATAAGACAATCAAAAAATGCAGGTGCAAAGGTTGAAAACAATGAGGTTGTAATTGTTCCCCATGTTACAGGTATAGAAATTGACAAATCTGAACTTTCGGACATTATAGATAATTTAAAAAATGAATATGATGTAAAAAGAGAATTGCCTGTTACATTCATAGAACCTGAAATTAAAACTGAAAATGTAGAGGACTACTTGTTTAGGGATGTACTTGCATCATACACCAGTTATTTTTCAACTGACTCACAAAATAATGCTAACAGAGCCGTTAATATAAGGCTGTCCTCTTCTGTAATCAACGGCACGTTATTAGGTCCCGGTGAGATATTTTCCTTTAATGATGTGGTAGGACCTAGGACCAGTGACAGGGGCTATTTATCAGCTAACGTTTATATAAGCGGGAAAATTGTACCTGATGTTGGTGGAGGTATTTGCCAGGTTTCAAGTACACTGTACAATGCTGTGCTTTTTTCCGGCCTGGAAACAGTTTATAGAATGAATCATATGTTTACGGTAGGTTATGTCCCATATGGCCAGGATGCGGCTGTTTCCTACAATGAACTTGACTTTAAATTTAAAAACAACACCAATTGGCCAATAAAGATTAATGCCTATGTGACAAACAGCAGTGTCAAATTTGAAATTGTGGGCACTAATGAATACCCTGAAAGAAAAATTGAAATTGTAAACGTACAGGTAAGTTCTACACCTGCACCTGTTAAATATATTGATGATCCCAATATGCCAGAGGGAACTTCTGTAGTTATCCAAAGTGGCAAACCCGGTTATGTTTACGATACTTATAAAGTGGTAAAAGTAAACGGTGTTGAAACAGAAAGGATACTTTTACACCGCAGCAGATACAGCCCTTACCAGCATATTGTAAAACGCGGGACAAAAGTAGTTGAAAATAAAGTACTTGAAAATACGGAAGGCGAAGGACTTATTGATTCATCTGAAATAATTGAATTGCCGGAAGATAGTATTCCTGCAGTATATTAA
- a CDS encoding pro-sigmaK processing inhibitor BofA family protein, protein MSVDSGTVFAYLAGIILLFFLGRFFALPVRVAGKLLFNSLIGGLVILAINFIGNFINFNIALNFITALIIGVLGIPGFILIMVLKNIFNV, encoded by the coding sequence ATGTCTGTGGATAGTGGTACAGTATTTGCTTATTTGGCGGGAATAATACTTTTATTTTTTTTAGGGAGATTTTTTGCCCTTCCTGTGAGAGTAGCCGGAAAACTGCTATTTAATTCATTAATTGGTGGACTTGTTATATTAGCTATAAATTTTATAGGAAATTTTATAAATTTTAACATAGCATTAAATTTTATTACTGCATTGATAATTGGGGTACTTGGAATACCTGGTTTTATTTTAATCATGGTTCTAAAGAACATCTTTAACGTATAA
- the pssA gene encoding CDP-diacylglycerol--serine O-phosphatidyltransferase — MIAILLAVNGSSSSGNLIYSCLLIMLAAVTDRLDGKVARFFKVTSDFGKELDSLSDLVSFGVAPVVVAWEITFMHFGVLGYILSLLFALSGAYRLARFNISNLDNVFMGLPITIAGTLLTILNLYNYFAKINMRYTNSNGIFTAIILIFLSFLMVSRISIKKR; from the coding sequence ATGATAGCTATATTACTGGCGGTTAACGGCAGTTCATCCTCCGGAAATTTAATTTATTCCTGTCTGCTTATAATGCTGGCTGCTGTTACAGATAGATTAGACGGCAAAGTTGCAAGGTTCTTTAAAGTAACCAGTGATTTTGGAAAGGAACTTGATTCTCTTTCAGATTTAGTGTCCTTTGGTGTTGCTCCTGTTGTAGTTGCATGGGAAATCACTTTTATGCACTTTGGAGTGTTGGGATATATCCTTTCCCTCTTATTCGCATTATCTGGCGCTTACAGGCTTGCAAGGTTTAATATAAGCAATTTAGACAATGTATTTATGGGGCTTCCAATAACCATTGCCGGTACTCTTCTTACCATATTAAATTTATACAATTATTTTGCTAAGATTAATATGCGCTATACAAATTCAAATGGTATTTTTACTGCTATAATATTGATCTTTTTATCATTTCTGATGGTTAGCAGAATTAGTATAAAAAAGAGATGA